Part of the Lates calcarifer isolate ASB-BC8 linkage group LG6, TLL_Latcal_v3, whole genome shotgun sequence genome, TAGGAAGTTAAATCTGATGTTTAGACATTTTCATCACGCTGACGACGTAGTTTTGAAATGTGTGAACACACTCtccagcttctgaaatgtgaggatttgctgcttttgtgtttgattttaaattatttgctTAAATTACGTCACTGCGCTCGGGGAAATGTGACGGacactttttgcttttttctgacattgtaTTGACTTCATTATTAATCCATTTACTGGGATAAAACATaactgataaagaaaataattgtttgttgtAGCCTTAATCAGATTGACGATTTAACCAGggaacatgattttttttctttggccgtagaatcacactgaaaaactgATTCCTCAGACTTTTACTGCTGAacaactttttttaaagttataatAAAATGGAATTTGTTCAATAAATAAGAGAATAACagaaaagttaaacatttcTCCTTGGATGTATAAACATGACTTTGCTGTGttcttctctctcacctccatGTTTCCTGTCGGCCTCTTCACTGATGAATTTTATTATCTGCAGTTTACGTTTTTGGTCATGTCATGAAATGTAAAGTGttattcatctttttaaatCAGGATAATGACAACCaacatttaatcattaaaaCATCTGTCTTATGCTCTCTCACGTTTCCTCACACCACGCTGCCCGTGCATCTCCGTCTTCACCAACCTTCCTCTGCTCTCGTCTGCAGGGAGTTCTTCACACAGTCAGCGGCTACATGCTCTACACCGCCGCCACCTTCAAACTGGTGTTTGACTACCAGCTTGACGACGTTTACTGGTGCACGGCGGACATCGGCTGGATCACCGGACACTCCTACATCACCTACGGCCCTCTGGCTAACGGGGCCACCAGTGTTCTGGTGAGCGAGGGCCGAGGGACTGCGGGATTactcaacttcctgtttttacaGACTTGGCTGATGGTCGCTCTATTGTCACTGTGACTGACTTTATCCCCAGTGGTCTGCAGCTAAAGAATCCTGAGCAGTCAGACACAGTTAGCACACTCTGTACTGACACCTCTGCTTTGACTGGATAAACCTGTTCATTCAGGGGAATCTGAAACTcgtctgacactgacactgaagaaCTCATTCATTTCAGATATCTGATTCATCTTCTTTACTTAGTGAAGAAAGTAGTTTGTATCAGCCTTTAGCTCGTGATGCTGAGGATGAGTTAACGTCCTCTGACTTGTTAAAACAGGATCGCTGCTCTGTGAGCGGTTTCACTGTCGCAGTCATTGATGAGTCACGATTACAGAGTAATAACTAAACACGAGTGAAGACCTGATAAAGAGCTGGCTGCATCATTTTTAGGTGATGTCAGTCATGATGAACGTATGAATGTAGGtcagtgaaacagcagtgaGATGATGAGATGACAGCATGTAGTTATTGTCAGATGGTCAAAGTGTTGATATATTTAAACTTTTCATCAGTATTTATTCAAATATCAATCTTCAGCAACATGCAgtttgaaatcattttaatttgcATGAATAAAACAGGGAAGTGGACAAACAATATGACTATATAGAACAAACACTGGAAGATTTACTGGACCTTTAAAATGTgtgcagcacaaacactgaacagattCAGGTAAAAAATATCTTCTAACCCTTTTCACCaaaatcagtaaaaataaaCCTGAGCTATATCAGTCATGAAAGAGGTTGATAACTCCTTTACTCATCAAGAGTCAGTTGTATTAGTTTAAATCAGACCTGAAACAAATGGTGGTTTTACGCCGTGTTTTATGATTGTAAATTGAAAATCTTTCGTTTTTGGACGTTCTGTTGAACTCTGGGTGATCTCCATCTTTTACCAGGCATCAAGGGAAAGCAAAGGAAACTCGACACTGTACAAAATGGAAATCAGAGCAATCTCTAACCATTAGCAAGAATAATTCAGGAAATGAGATCAGTGACCTGAAAGATGCCGAGTTAGAAATGACACATTCCCAGTTCCTGATACCAGGACCTGTGCCGTTCCTCAGGATTGTGTTttatgttaagtgtgtgtgtgtgtttcagtttgagGGCCTGCCTACCTACCCTGACGTGAGCCGCATGTGGGAGATTGTGGACAAATATCATGTGACCAAGTTCTACACGGCTCCGACCGCCATCAGGCTGCTGATGAAGTACGGCAGCGAGCCGGTGCAGAAGTGAGTCCACCTCCTGGTCTGTGTAGTTTTCATTCTGTCACAACAGACGTTATCTCAAAGGCACTTTTCATTTAGAGCAGGTCCACACTCTTTATATGgttatatttacaaagagaaacccaacagttctCACTGTGAGCAGCACTGGGCAAATACCTGGGGTTTAAACCTCATACCCTTGTTGACCAGCAAgtgtaaaaacactgttgtaATATTTAGAataaatttttattttccactgtaAAAGGTCTTCTCCATGTTTCTTTCTACCTTTACTGACAGACCTAATTTtatcctctcctccacctccctgtccgtctctttctgtctctgtctgcagatACAAGCGAGAGTCTCTGAAGGTTTTGGGGACGGTGGGAGAGCCCATCAACCCTGAGGCCTGGCAGTGGTACTACAACGtagtgggagagaggagatgtcCCATTGTCGACACCTTCTGGCAAACAGAAACTGTGAGTTGCAGTTATTTGTCCGGTATCAGCTGAGAAGCTTCCAGTCGTCTGAACGCTCAGAGCCGGACTCGGAGCTGTGCTTCCCCCTGGTGGAAAGACGGTTTACTCACaccctgtttctgtctctcagggAGGACACGTGTTAACTCCTCTGCCTGCAGCCACGCCCATGAAACCTGGATCTGCTGTGagtaaaataacacacaaataaaacacacacaggatttaTTGACTGGGTTAAACTGTAGTGATTCAACACAGCAAATGCGGCACGATGCATGCGTTTGATAGGgtttacagacatttacactCAAGAAGGgactgcagcaaacagaaaaagattgAATAAGAGAAACTGTGGACATGTATAAAAACTTGAATAACAcgaaagtaaaaaataaacgCATAAAAAgtgatgcagcagcagaaaataacaGGGTTTTAAGCTGTATCTTAATCTGTTAGTTACCAGCTGTTTAAATCTGGTTTCAAGAGGCctgtctgcatcactgtctgcatcactgtctgcatcactgtctgcatcactgtctgcatcactgtctgcatcactgtctgcatcactgtctgcatcactgtctgcatcactgtctgcatcactgtctgcaTTACTGTCTGCATTActgtctgcatcactgtctgcatcactgtctgcattactgtctgcatcactgtctgcatcactgtctgcattactgtctgcatcactgtctgcattactgtctgcatcactgtctgcaTTACTGTCTGTATCATtgtctgcatcactgtctgcatcactgtctgTATCATtgtctgcatcactgtctgcaTCACTGCTCTTTCTGAACGTGTTGAAAATCTAGTTTCAGTGTCTTCATAAACAGATATCTCAATGAGAATCATCTGTTCTCTGTGCTACAGACGTTCCCGTTCTTCGGAGTGGTGCCGGCCATCTTGAATGAGTCGGGAGAAGAGCTGGAGGGGCCAAGTGAGGGATACCTGGTCagcattattgttattactacccagtgtttgtgttgtgtgtgtcgTCGTGTGTGTTGATCgctctcctctgcttctgccTGTTAACAGGTGTTCAAACAGCCGTGGCCCGGTGTGATGAGAACCGTGTACGGAAACCACCAGAGGTTTGAAACCACCTACTTCAAGAAGTTCCCCGGATACTACGTCACAGGAGAcggtgagagaggaggacaggacgGAGAACAGATTCAGAACCAAAAGAAAccaaatttttacatttcattgttttaatttcaagttaataatatcttttttttctttttaaacactttgtttgttttaaatgtctaAAGTTTTAAAGAGCTCTAAAGCTTTAAAGGAAATTTCCTTGCTAATTGAGGTGTTGTTAGTCGTCGTCTTCTCgttccatttctgtttgtttttgtgtttttttgtctttattcattGAGATTTGGACCTGAGAGCAAGAAAAACattcaccatcatcatcataccTGCAAACAGATATAACACAACAAGacacatttaataaaagcaATTACAAGAGACGTGAAAAGCATCAGGGACTGTAGTTTTAAAGGTGAACAGTACCTTGAAACAGTTCTGTCCAGGTTTGTGGCTGCATACCAGATATCCAAGGTTAAATAGTTGCTGGAATTTGTTCTGTACTCACAAGGTTTTAATGTTAAAAGAGATGTGAGGTAGTGATAATGACGCTTTCCTCCTGCAGGCTGCCGCAGAGACAAGGACGGCTACTATTGGATAACAGGGAGGATAGACGACATGCTGAACGTCTCAGGTaagaagaggaaacagttaCTGAACCTCTCATTTCTCAGCTTTACTACAGATTGACAGGTGGACTCTGAGTCATCaataaaattcaattcaaagaTCAATTTTGATTGACAGGGACAGGCACATAGGAAATGAACAGCTGTGTTTCTAATTGTGGGGAAACCTTCTAGGATCTgttaacctctctctctctctctctctctctctctccctctccccctccctccccctcctcccctcaggTCACCTGTTGAGTACGGCGGAGGTGGAGTCGGCTCTCGTGGAGCACGAGGCCGTCGCCGAGGCTGCTGTGGTGGGCAGACCACATCCCGTCAAAGGAGAGAGCCTCTACTGCTTCGTCACTCTCGCCGACGGAGTGACGTACAACCGCACGCTGGAGGCGGAGCTCAAAAAACAAGGTgggtttaaaaacaaactgtgtccCTGTCTTGAGTTTTTGCAGCGTTTGTGTGGAGGTCAGAGTCTGATGTGGTCTGTGTTTGGTGTTCACAGTGAGGGAGAAGATCGGGGCCATCGCTACACCGGACTACATCCAGAACGCTCCGGCACTCCCCAAGACCCGATCTGGTAGATTCACAGAgaatttaatgatgatgatacacAGCACTAACatacagtgtttacatttaaaaacacacgtCCCTGTTTTTATTCTCCTAAAATCAGCTTTCATCCTCTTCCctccttcagtgttttttgtctcACCTCCACATTATTCTGTCTGCAGGTAAGATCATGCGACGGGTGCTCCGCAAAATCGCCTGTGACGAGCGGGACCTGGGCGACATCTCCACGCTGGCCGACTCCTCGGTCGTCGAGCAGCTCTTCCAGAACAGGTGCTGCACTGCCGTGTGACGGCCTCCGGGATCCTCGCGGATCGAGGCTCCGACTGCAGCCGCGCACCAGCGGCCACAAACCCCCAACCAgcgaagaagaggaagaggaggaggaggaggagaaattcAACAAACTCGGTCTTGTCCAGTAAACAACCTCTAGCTCCTGATGAGGATGAGCAGCGTGCAGCCTGTGTTTAAAGTGACGCTATTGTTTTTATACGCAGGAAAAACCTGCAGCAGGCAGCGACACAACATCTGTCCTGTTAGTCGTAGATATTTCCCTCGTCTGTAGCAGAAACAACAACTGATTTCAGTCTGAAGGCTGGAGAGTCGCTGCGAGCGGGAAGCCAGAGGTTGTTTTTGGGGAAGACCGTCCTGCAGTGGAACTGTGTGGAAGAGGTGGAGCTGGGGTAACACTTCATCTGGTTTTATCCTAGTGTTTTAGCCAGTAACACACAGCAATATCTCATATTTAACTGCTCAGTAAAAGTTTAGATCCAGTACAGGAGCTCTCCTGTGGTTAAAGGACGAGTCTCTGCGCTGGAATAATTCTCACGTGAAGTGCTACCTGTGGTTATAACAAGTCGTCTCCTCCCCTCGCTCGATGCCATAGTACTGTTATGTACACTGATGATTAGCTAAATCTGAGAACGCTCATCATTTCTACTAGTTTTAATTTCtgttgtaattttttaaaaggtaTGTAGgtttgtgtctttctttttttcccccttttttattTTCGGAGAGATTTTAATGTAGGATTGGTTGGGTATTtccatttgtgtgtctgcacgctccaatgtttttctttcttctgctgttttttaagTTGCAGGCTCTTCCTGTCACTCTGGTGGAAACAGGGAATGTGTGTTCAGCCTCGTGTGGCTCGGACACCAAACACTCAGCTCCAGTCACTAAAGCTCCAAATCAGCTGCtgaacaatggaaaaaaaactaaaaagaaaaccTGTTTCTAAACCAACATGAACACTGAAATTTGGTCTTTTAATGTTTAGATGTGTCCAAACTCCATATGTCATCATGGAATCAGACTTTACACTGTCTGTGATCGGAATAAGTActaaagtcaaaacaaaatgtctggAACTATGTACAAATATGACATGAATTATGGTTAAGTAATCAGCCGTGTTTTCTGGGGCTCATAGAGTGTGACGGCTACAGTCTTTTCATTACATTATAACCAGGGAAATGTGGATTAAATCTGGATCATGATAAGAGAACTActgtgaaaataataaacattaaatcaGAGACATCAGAGATAAGACATCAGAGAACTGAAGCTTGAATCATCATGAAGGAGAAGGCTGGTGTTCATGGTTTTTTatcatttgaaaacattttccttgAAAAAACTGAAGATGTGTTTGTACTGAAGACGTCAGTCTTTAGAAACACCTCACAAATATTCACcttcattctttaaaaaaacttCCTTAAACCTgttcagacaaacagagagatgttGTTTCTGTTGCACAACAGCAAAACTATCTGCGTCTGTTTCTGTGGGTGTaacttgaggtttctgcctctgctgAGAGTCTGAAGCTGAGGCTGAAGCAGCTCCCCATTCACAGCGTGCACACTgaatcagagtcagagctgaTTTGGGGCTTGGAAGTTTTCTGGTCTTAGTTTCTGTTTCATACATCTGTGATTTGTGATTTGACCTCGTTTAGATTCCctcattattttatctttttttaatttgtcgCTGTTTTTGTCTCAACGTGCCAACCTAAGAAACAGTGGAGCTGGATGTATAAAGCTAATAACTGTATCTAATGttcactaaaagaaaaaaaaagtgcagctgCTTATTTGATTcagaagctttttttttgtctgtataaTAACTCGGGTGAAGGAAAGAgaatttttctgtttgttttttttttttttttcctgtgttcatccttagttttgtgttttttttttccctgtttgtaTCCACGTGTATGCAATGACAGTAAATGAACATGACTACTGCCTCTCATCCTCTGTCGCTGCCTGgtcctttaaaaacagctggatTCAGGAGTGTTGTTTATCCCTGAAGCTCAAAATCACAGTGTCAATGTTTTAAAGATCAGCCTTTATTTCTCcacagttttgtgttgttttgtggaTGTGATTCACCATGGTTCACCAGGATGTCAGGTTTGTGGCGACACCCCACTGTTGTAAAGATGAGGACATGTTAGCTGAAAAAGCTCTTCACACAGCAGACATCTTGTGGCTCTCTACCTTCCAGATGTGACCTTGTGTCTGCAGTTTGTTGCTGGTGCAGGCGGTGGACAGCGGCTTCACCACAGTGTGTTTGATGAGAGGAGAGCTGTGACACTGAAGCACACAGTGACTGTGCTGCACAACCAAAAGAATCAAGAGGTAAAAGAGCCTGAGAAGCTtcatggagctgcagagttgaaGGATGGTAACTCactacttttactcaagtactgtacatacagtaagtaCAGTGTCGAGGTACTTGATGCTGCTTTATACCTTTACTACGTTTCTCAGGGACATTTTCGTCACATTGTTAAAGTCTAAACCTGTGGCTCCCAAACTTACACTCCTCTGATTTAGCACCACACTTCTATTACATTGTTAGTCTCACTAAACCATCAGGatcaaagaagcagaaaaaacaaacctcCAGTCATCGTAAACCAGTCAGCTGAAAGGACTGACTGGAGAAATCCAACCCCGGCTTCTGCTcattcacacaccaacactTCTACTGGAACAGAGCTGCTGATCTGTTGACGGTGGCGTTCTTCAGTTTTTATAGACAATGAGGAAACACACCTCCCAAAAACATGAGCACACAGCTGGTTTGTAGAGGATCTTACCCACCAGCTCTCTGAGGTCTGCTCCACAGGAGGACCAGACAACACACTTTTAGTCTTTTGGTTCTTgaacagtaaaatgtataaaaagtgTTCTAGCAATTGTGCAACTTATAAGATTGACAAGATACAAAGAACAAGCCAAACCGGTTCCTCTACCGAAACTCATCAGTGAAACTCACCACAGTTTTTATAATCAGTTTATATCAGGCTGAGATATAAGGGAAAGTATGAAAACAGGTTTACTGTGACCACATGTCagtcttctgtctctgtttgttttctagttttgtttgttagcttgtctgtttgtctgtgttttgcagGAACTGTGATCGTCATCAGCAAATCTTCACAGGAATCAAGGTGAACTAATGACTAACTGCATTAGTTtgctaaaacaaataaaacaagaacagaTGAGTCACTATAAACTGGAGTCTGAGTTAAATCACAACAAGGAAGCGTTATACTCAGACTGATTAAAGGTTAACCATTATAAACATTAACTCAGGACATTTACTCAGatactgtacttaaatacaaaTGACTTCACTTCATGCTGCTTTAAAATTCAAAGagaaatatttgtctttttactgCACAACAGCACATTCAGCTGATTCTATTATAAACAGGTTGTTAAATGCAGAACCTTCAGGAGTTTTTACATCGTTGTGTTGGTATTTTTACTCAGGTGAATAACCTGAGTTCTTCCTCCTTCAGTGAACATGAGATTTCCAAAGAAATTCCTTCTCATGAGATAAAAGGATAAAGAGCGAATTAACCCCACCTTCTGTTTTCCAGCAGACATATAAAGCAGACTGGTTTGAGTCCAGAACATCTACAGCCTGCTCACCTGTTtcagacagaagaagctgctaCAGCTGGTGAGTTGTTTCCTGTTCTTTCAGTTGTTCCAACGTTTGAAGAATTTGAGCTCAGAATCTTAATTGTGCAGAATAATAACAGTGAAGCTGTTGTAATTAATGGTATTCCTCATGAATCACAGGCTCAGATTCTACATCTGAGGTTTATTTATAGAAAGTAAGAGGATTTTTCTCCTTGAAGATCCAGATGAATTTAAATATAATATGGATCTAAAtattttaatctctctctcagctggtcGGAGCTTTAACAGCCAATGAAAGGAGGCCtctgaaaacagaacatttgaGTTACTAAACAGTTTTTCACTCTTCTGTCAGCAGAACCATGAACAGAAACTCCATCAGCACTGATGAGGAGCTGCGTCAGGGGGACTACCTCCTGAGTGAAAATGGCAACTACAAAGCTATTTTTCAGGTGAGGAAACAACTGATCTTTTCTTTGTCTAGGCCAGTTGATTATTACATGGTTCAATCTCAAGTGTTTGGTCATATTAAAGAACTTCTGTtctctgtaaacacagagatgtTCTGAGACTTTCTAACTGGACATTATTTCTTCTCCTCCCACAGCATGACGGCAACTTTGTCATCTACACCTGGCGTCCTACTTGGGCATCAGATACATGCGGAAAAAACCCATTCCGAATCcttctgcagcaggacaccAACCTGGTCATGTACACCAAAGAAGATCACCCAGTCTGGGCCTCTGGCACCTTCTCAAACCAACACACCACCAGAATGCGCCTGACCCTGACTAATGAAGGTCAGCTGGTTCTGGACAATAACGGGAAGAAGATCTGGAGCGCTGGAGAAAAGTAGCAAGAATCATTTCAGACAGAATTCATGATGTGACAAGAAACACGTTTTGCTCTGAGATTAAAATAAAGAGCTCTGATGTTTAATGATGCTTTGTTGTGTATTATTGTGTCAGACTTTAATTACTCTGATAGACTGATACTGAACAATGTCATCTCCCTGAAATCATCACAAAATTTTGATTAATTGAatatatacaaaacataaataataattaagacCTTTCACTAAAGAGCATTCTCTTAAAACTGATTATTTAACAACAGTTTGAAGACTGAACACTAAAAACACTTGGTTAGTTTTTCTCAGTACAGATCTtaacagattattattattattgttgattgATCactaatgtttttatatttcactttttttcctgtaaatattcaataacatcacattttacaaTCTAGTTTTATAGTGAACAGCGATATATTTCTGAATTTTGGGCAGAAAACACCAGAACACCACCATGAAAAATCTGTAGCTTGTGGCCACCAGTGAAACGAGCGGAACCAGTGAGCGTCATGCTGCTGGTCGGCTCCTCAGTCCGTGACGGA contains:
- the acss2 gene encoding acetyl-coenzyme A synthetase, cytoplasmic isoform X2, which codes for MIPDKAPKEDVFHGSEDLKKEAHITSFENYKELYMKSIENPDEFWGDVAKDFFWKTKHTGQFLDYNFDVTKGEIFVKCMEGASTNISYNLLDRNVHERKLGDKVAFYWEGNEPGDELTVTYRELLQRVCQFANVLKSQGVKKGDRVSIYMPMVVELVVAMLACARIGAVHSIVFAGFSAESLCERIMDSQCSLLITADGFYRGDKLINLKLLADEALQKCRDKGFPIEKCIMLKHLSKEAEETSLGSQSPPAKRSCPDLQEKQTGRVKKTRPVPQVPWNPEVDLCWHALVRGASDECEPEWCGSEDPLFILYTSGSTGKPKGVLHTVSGYMLYTAATFKLVFDYQLDDVYWCTADIGWITGHSYITYGPLANGATSVLFEGLPTYPDVSRMWEIVDKYHVTKFYTAPTAIRLLMKYGSEPVQKYKRESLKVLGTVGEPINPEAWQWYYNVVGERRCPIVDTFWQTETGGHVLTPLPAATPMKPGSATFPFFGVVPAILNESGEELEGPSEGYLVFKQPWPGVMRTVYGNHQRFETTYFKKFPGYYVTGDGCRRDKDGYYWITGRIDDMLNVSGHLLSTAEVESALVEHEAVAEAAVVGRPHPVKGESLYCFVTLADGVTYNRTLEAELKKQVREKIGAIATPDYIQNAPALPKTRSGKIMRRVLRKIACDERDLGDISTLADSSVVEQLFQNRCCTAV
- the acss2 gene encoding acetyl-coenzyme A synthetase, cytoplasmic isoform X1, which codes for MIPDKAPKEDVFHGSEDLKKEAHITSFENYKELYMKSIENPDEFWGDVAKDFFWKTKHTGQFLDYNFDVTKGEIFVKCMEGASTNISYNLLDRNVHERKLGDKVAFYWEGNEPGDELTVTYRELLQRVCQFANVLKSQGVKKGDRVSIYMPMVVELVVAMLACARIGAVHSIVFAGFSAESLCERIMDSQCSLLITADGFYRGDKLINLKLLADEALQKCRDKGFPIEKCIMLKHLSKEAEETSLGSQSPPAKRSCPDLQQEKQTGRVKKTRPVPQVPWNPEVDLCWHALVRGASDECEPEWCGSEDPLFILYTSGSTGKPKGVLHTVSGYMLYTAATFKLVFDYQLDDVYWCTADIGWITGHSYITYGPLANGATSVLFEGLPTYPDVSRMWEIVDKYHVTKFYTAPTAIRLLMKYGSEPVQKYKRESLKVLGTVGEPINPEAWQWYYNVVGERRCPIVDTFWQTETGGHVLTPLPAATPMKPGSATFPFFGVVPAILNESGEELEGPSEGYLVFKQPWPGVMRTVYGNHQRFETTYFKKFPGYYVTGDGCRRDKDGYYWITGRIDDMLNVSGHLLSTAEVESALVEHEAVAEAAVVGRPHPVKGESLYCFVTLADGVTYNRTLEAELKKQVREKIGAIATPDYIQNAPALPKTRSGKIMRRVLRKIACDERDLGDISTLADSSVVEQLFQNRCCTAV
- the LOC108873284 gene encoding comitin isoform X1; this encodes MQNLQEFLHRCVGIFTQQTYKADWFESRTSTACSPVSDRRSCYSCRTMNRNSISTDEELRQGDYLLSENGNYKAIFQHDGNFVIYTWRPTWASDTCGKNPFRILLQQDTNLVMYTKEDHPVWASGTFSNQHTTRMRLTLTNEGQLVLDNNGKKIWSAGEK
- the LOC108873284 gene encoding comitin isoform X2, which translates into the protein MQNLQEFLHRCVGIFTQTYKADWFESRTSTACSPVSDRRSCYSCRTMNRNSISTDEELRQGDYLLSENGNYKAIFQHDGNFVIYTWRPTWASDTCGKNPFRILLQQDTNLVMYTKEDHPVWASGTFSNQHTTRMRLTLTNEGQLVLDNNGKKIWSAGEK
- the acss2 gene encoding acetyl-coenzyme A synthetase, cytoplasmic isoform X3 yields the protein MIPDKAPKEDVFHGSEDLKKEAHITSFENYKELYMKSIENPDEFWGDVAKDFFWKTKHTGQFLDYNFDVTKGEIFVKCMEGASTNISYNLLDRNVHERKLGDKVAFYWEGNEPGDELTVTYRELLQRVCQFANVLKSQGVKKGDRVSIYMPMVVELVVAMLACARIGAVHSIVFAGFSAESLCERIMDSQCSLLITADGFYRGDKLINLKLLADEALQKCRDKGFPIEKCIMLKHLSKEAEETSLGSQSPPAKRSCPDLQVPWNPEVDLCWHALVRGASDECEPEWCGSEDPLFILYTSGSTGKPKGVLHTVSGYMLYTAATFKLVFDYQLDDVYWCTADIGWITGHSYITYGPLANGATSVLFEGLPTYPDVSRMWEIVDKYHVTKFYTAPTAIRLLMKYGSEPVQKYKRESLKVLGTVGEPINPEAWQWYYNVVGERRCPIVDTFWQTETGGHVLTPLPAATPMKPGSATFPFFGVVPAILNESGEELEGPSEGYLVFKQPWPGVMRTVYGNHQRFETTYFKKFPGYYVTGDGCRRDKDGYYWITGRIDDMLNVSGHLLSTAEVESALVEHEAVAEAAVVGRPHPVKGESLYCFVTLADGVTYNRTLEAELKKQVREKIGAIATPDYIQNAPALPKTRSGKIMRRVLRKIACDERDLGDISTLADSSVVEQLFQNRCCTAV